A DNA window from Fusobacterium sp. FSA-380-WT-3A contains the following coding sequences:
- a CDS encoding P-loop NTPase fold protein — protein sequence MNFLSDKPEGIDSFQSQAHTKIVNVIAETIKKDEIKLIGLEGEWGSGKSNIVKLLENKLSKEEYIFYTYDAWGHQEDLQRRSFLENLTEIMKNNFNHKDWKEKLDSLLSTKTKTEQKEIPKFSNIIIFISVVLYLNATIKLYDISQIVGFKNKLIYEIFCNNIFFWIGLISIVIYFLKQKLIDKKNIKLEDLIYLYKGKTLNTDYETITSTKEPTVRQFKEWMTGIDDTLRKNKKKLIVIYDNIDRLQENKVKEVWSSIHTFFSEDDYNNIFVIIPFSKKHILTAFKGNNNEVNEGIIEKTFPVVYNVTPPVLVDWKNYFNENLEIIFPSINEEEKNIIRTLYNKNIEKITPRGIKNFINELKVLNSIHTNIELKYISFFVLIKEKIQSDFPNYFYGEEFSKYRRILGDDTDKKILALYFGIDEKNAVQVLLEREMIKNLENGDFSKIDEQSKVNGFNEVLQKVITDLYGEGELQGIYRKALIAIKNQNINRFISNSLFNCFENEEKIFSFQDYHKILLEKCNHKEEKILKKLLSIDFYSGDETQNIKSLCNELKELENYMKEKNYVFSEYIKVREYESKIFFQMLEEFKNSYLYYGISFNTNNMEEYLFSYLNSFNTNDMINLEILLSEYNFLELKKNLALRIQEDRENKVTLNEYKVFTELVIKNQEKGLNLGINFNRDVLSNQLSKLSSNYNSFGKEKYYIISLILTYVSYNINQASYISNFSYILDSIPYNDIKEIEKILINYIEIDKLILELKKHGNRNFSNRIIEILLKEKNIMYLDIENAIKEYYKIKVLIPNDLKKDFFEVLDKFYNPNLDIDYTDINNNSSLKNLVSDSQSFDLKLVKYLQELFVKYFNQENKMKFLFQEYQSKNYDLSNIYKIIIDNPNLKIDFSVIEEVKKILIHIIDNPTNLSENYKNILNKLLEKIPIVHLESTINNDIKDKILEKNNIDLDIFKFFYKIFEKTEFFYFDEENFKKQSRKDDYNKLIKLLILPYINTEEVKKFILECSEFRKGLKLLKNSNGELIEKIKATYNQNIEIQNFIAELKEEGDN from the coding sequence ATGAATTTTTTATCAGATAAACCAGAAGGGATAGATTCTTTTCAATCACAAGCACACACCAAAATAGTTAATGTTATTGCTGAAACTATAAAAAAAGATGAAATAAAACTAATTGGTCTTGAAGGAGAATGGGGGAGTGGAAAATCAAATATAGTAAAACTTCTAGAAAATAAATTAAGTAAAGAAGAATATATTTTTTATACTTATGATGCTTGGGGACATCAAGAAGACTTACAAAGAAGAAGTTTTTTAGAAAATTTAACCGAAATAATGAAAAATAATTTTAATCATAAAGATTGGAAAGAAAAATTAGATTCTCTTTTGTCAACAAAAACAAAAACTGAGCAAAAAGAAATTCCAAAATTTAGTAATATTATCATTTTTATTTCAGTTGTATTATACTTAAATGCTACAATAAAATTATATGATATTTCTCAAATAGTTGGATTTAAGAATAAATTAATTTATGAGATTTTTTGTAATAATATCTTTTTTTGGATAGGATTAATTTCAATAGTTATCTATTTTCTCAAACAAAAATTGATAGACAAAAAAAACATTAAACTTGAAGATTTAATATATCTATATAAAGGAAAAACTTTAAATACTGATTATGAAACTATTACCTCTACAAAAGAACCAACAGTTAGACAATTTAAAGAATGGATGACAGGTATAGATGATACCTTAAGGAAAAATAAGAAAAAACTTATTGTTATTTATGATAATATAGATAGGTTACAAGAAAATAAGGTAAAGGAAGTGTGGTCATCTATTCATACCTTTTTTTCTGAAGATGATTATAATAATATATTTGTTATAATTCCTTTTTCTAAAAAACATATCTTAACTGCTTTTAAAGGGAATAATAATGAAGTTAATGAAGGAATTATAGAAAAAACTTTTCCAGTAGTATATAATGTTACTCCTCCTGTATTAGTTGATTGGAAAAATTATTTTAATGAAAATTTAGAAATAATCTTTCCGAGCATTAATGAAGAAGAGAAAAATATCATTAGAACTTTGTACAATAAGAATATTGAAAAAATTACTCCAAGAGGAATAAAAAATTTTATAAATGAATTAAAAGTTCTCAACTCTATTCATACAAATATCGAATTAAAATATATTTCTTTTTTTGTTTTAATTAAAGAAAAAATACAGTCGGACTTTCCAAATTATTTTTATGGAGAAGAATTTTCTAAATATAGAAGGATACTAGGAGATGATACTGATAAAAAAATCCTAGCTCTATATTTTGGAATAGATGAAAAAAACGCTGTTCAAGTATTATTAGAAAGAGAAATGATAAAAAATTTAGAAAATGGGGATTTTTCTAAAATAGATGAACAAAGTAAAGTAAATGGATTTAATGAAGTTTTACAGAAAGTAATTACTGATTTATATGGAGAAGGAGAACTTCAAGGAATATATAGAAAAGCTTTAATTGCTATCAAAAACCAAAATATTAATCGTTTTATTTCAAATTCTCTTTTTAATTGTTTTGAAAATGAAGAGAAAATTTTTAGTTTTCAAGATTATCATAAAATTTTATTAGAAAAATGTAATCATAAAGAAGAAAAAATTTTAAAAAAATTACTTTCTATTGATTTTTATAGTGGAGATGAAACTCAAAATATAAAATCATTATGTAATGAATTGAAAGAACTTGAAAATTATATGAAAGAGAAAAATTATGTTTTTAGTGAATATATAAAAGTGAGAGAATATGAATCTAAAATATTTTTTCAAATGTTAGAAGAATTTAAAAATAGTTACCTATACTATGGTATTTCTTTTAATACAAACAATATGGAAGAGTATTTATTTAGCTATTTAAATTCTTTTAATACAAACGATATGATAAATTTAGAAATTTTATTATCTGAATATAATTTTTTAGAATTGAAAAAAAATTTAGCTCTAAGAATACAAGAAGATAGGGAAAATAAGGTTACTTTAAATGAATATAAAGTATTTACAGAATTAGTAATTAAAAATCAAGAAAAAGGATTAAATTTAGGAATAAATTTTAATAGAGATGTATTAAGTAATCAACTTTCAAAATTATCCTCTAATTATAATAGTTTTGGAAAAGAAAAATATTACATAATAAGTTTAATTTTAACTTATGTAAGTTATAATATAAATCAAGCTTCTTATATTTCTAATTTTAGTTATATTTTAGATTCTATACCATATAATGATATTAAAGAAATAGAAAAGATTCTTATTAATTATATTGAAATTGATAAGCTAATTTTGGAATTAAAAAAACATGGTAATAGAAACTTTTCTAATAGAATTATAGAGATACTTCTTAAAGAAAAAAATATAATGTATTTAGACATAGAGAATGCAATAAAAGAATATTATAAAATTAAAGTTCTTATTCCTAATGATTTAAAGAAAGATTTTTTTGAAGTACTAGATAAATTTTATAATCCAAATTTAGATATAGACTATACAGATATAAATAACAATTCATCATTAAAAAATTTAGTATCGGATTCTCAAAGCTTTGATTTAAAATTAGTAAAATACTTACAAGAATTATTTGTTAAATATTTTAATCAAGAAAATAAAATGAAATTTTTATTTCAAGAATATCAAAGTAAAAATTATGATTTGTCGAATATTTATAAAATAATTATAGATAATCCAAATTTAAAGATAGATTTTTCAGTAATAGAGGAAGTAAAAAAAATATTAATACATATTATTGATAATCCAACTAATTTAAGTGAAAATTATAAAAATATTTTAAATAAATTATTAGAAAAAATACCTATTGTACATTTAGAAAGTACAATTAATAATGATATAAAAGATAAAATTTTAGAAAAAAATAATATCGATTTAGATATTTTTAAATTTTTCTATAAAATTTTTGAAAAAACAGAATTTTTCTATTTTGATGAAGAGAATTTTAAAAAGCAGAGTAGAAAAGATGATTACAATAAATTAATAAAATTATTAATACTACCATATATAAATACAGAAGAGGTTAAAAAATTTATATTAGAATGTAGTGAGTTTAGAAAAGGTTTAAAGTTATTAAAAAATTCAAATGGAGAACTTATAGAAAAAATAAAAGCTACTTATAATCAAAATATAGAAATACAAAATTTTATAGCTGAATTAAAAGAAGAAGGAGATAACTAA
- a CDS encoding HEPN family nuclease translates to MEYPITKVEQEFFKRTFKLAERYKEFDYDVTFLINCLYGIIIVAQSNFYSSLAFKFGKNIEGVNYKKNGEEVELRNVKLRHLLTIFRNSLAHFGDMREGENYGRDNIKFESTPLNEIGKIKFKNKSGKAEIEFNSSKSLFLFIEELEKLFKDKRIIY, encoded by the coding sequence ATGGAATATCCAATAACTAAAGTAGAACAAGAATTTTTTAAGAGAACTTTTAAATTAGCAGAAAGATATAAAGAATTTGATTACGATGTTACTTTTTTAATAAACTGTTTATATGGGATTATAATAGTAGCTCAATCTAATTTTTATTCAAGTTTAGCTTTTAAATTTGGTAAAAATATAGAAGGAGTAAACTATAAGAAAAATGGAGAAGAAGTCGAATTAAGAAATGTAAAATTAAGACATCTTCTAACAATATTTAGAAACTCTTTAGCTCATTTTGGAGATATGAGAGAAGGAGAAAACTATGGTAGAGATAATATTAAATTTGAATCCACACCTTTAAATGAAATAGGAAAAATTAAATTTAAAAATAAATCTGGGAAGGCAGAGATAGAATTTAATTCTTCAAAATCTTTATTTTTATTTATAGAAGAATTAGAAAAGTTATTTAAAGACAAGAGAATAATTTATTAA
- a CDS encoding DUF4391 domain-containing protein encodes MKFFNLLNECKFEKNISKELIYNESEADEKLKRIFIENVEKIILSYLLTNKNTNIAEYVNGEEKYKEINFIEIILRNKGKENIISKLLHELIPKGTLVVLKFENEFLISGVRKRITNNKVILDEIYNSRWINEEDEHLKEFDYKKLDSTNLKLFYENIIEKIRLLNLNENLDSNKNIKSEDIDKIEKLNKEIEELKKERKKETQINRVAEIQGKLLEKIKERDRILNKN; translated from the coding sequence ATGAAATTTTTTAATCTTCTAAATGAATGTAAATTTGAAAAAAATATATCTAAAGAGTTAATTTATAATGAATCTGAAGCTGATGAAAAATTAAAAAGAATTTTTATAGAAAATGTAGAAAAAATAATACTTTCTTATTTATTAACAAATAAAAATACTAATATAGCTGAATATGTAAATGGAGAAGAAAAATATAAAGAGATAAATTTTATAGAAATTATTTTAAGAAATAAGGGAAAAGAGAATATAATTTCTAAACTTTTACATGAACTTATACCTAAAGGAACTTTAGTTGTTTTAAAATTTGAAAATGAATTTTTAATATCAGGAGTAAGAAAAAGAATAACAAATAATAAAGTTATTTTAGATGAAATCTATAATAGTAGATGGATAAATGAGGAAGATGAACATTTAAAAGAGTTTGATTATAAAAAATTAGATTCTACTAATTTAAAATTATTTTATGAAAATATTATAGAGAAAATAAGATTGCTGAATTTGAATGAAAATTTAGATAGTAATAAAAATATAAAATCTGAAGATATAGATAAAATAGAAAAACTAAATAAAGAAATAGAAGAATTAAAAAAAGAAAGAAAAAAAGAAACTCAAATAAATAGAGTGGCAGAAATACAAGGAAAATTATTGGAAAAAATAAAAGAAAGAGATAGAATTTTAAATAAAAATTAA
- a CDS encoding helicase-related protein has translation MEILDNKTQGKVVDKLRENIKSGTRLSIISAYFTIYAYEELRKELNKIDSLRLLFSEPTFVKNKKDINREFKLSGSYERGLAGDRYEMKLKNELKQSEIAKECAEWVRKKVEVRAYDEEYPLPQKMYLMENKNEESSCIIGSSDFTSGGLGLVPSTKIEMNSYIKNTLYTEQMLNQFNMFWNDKDKAKDVKEYLLQSLEVVYKENTPEFMYFVTIYNIFKNYLNDLSEKDIIKTKTGFKESIVWNKLYNFQRDGVLGAIDKLEKYNGCILADSVGLGKTFEALAVIKYYESRNNRVLVLCPKKLRENWLMYKGNRRDNILEKDRLNYDVLNHTDLSRYSGYSGEINLEQIYWENYDLIVIDESHNFRNNNNKKEDKETRYSRLMNQVIKKGVKTKVLMLSATPVNNRMNDLKNQIAFATEGNDFALSQSGIRSIEQTLRKAQMSFNKWNELSDENKNLENLLEMLETDYFKLLDMVTIARSRKHIQKYYDITNIGKFPERLKPINIKADIDSKKEFMELSQINKMIRMLNLAIYSPMKYILPSKVNEYSKKYDTNTGKSIFKQIDRETSLVNLMRINILKRMESSIYSFGITISRILKNIDLALKKLDNCEDIVENFDIDDIDIDDNRLDSILIGSKNVKVLLKDIDQIKWRAELEGDRAILEKILKEAFKINVDRDEKLRELKKLIKDKIENPINENNKKVIVFTAFSDTAKYLYENISEYVLKELGIYTALVTGSDNPKTNLKGIKGEFNKILVNFSPKSKGREEEGKEEIDLLIATDCISEGQNLQDCDYLINYDIHWNPVRIIQRFGRIDRIGSKNDVIQLVNFWPNMELDEYIHLETRVSGRMVMLDMSATGEENVIVDNGEMNDLEYRKKQLKQLQDQVVDLEDISGGISITDLTFNDFKMDLVNYMKEHKEVLEKAPTGMYAIAKSNFEEAEKGVIFCLKQINKDIKPSEYNTLNPYFLVYVKDNGEVLLNFIQSKKILDIYKKVCSGEKRLYPDLINEFNKETKNAKDMKKFTNFLEKTVENIVGKEEEKGIESLFSFDETILSKSVQNMDDFELISFLVIK, from the coding sequence ATGGAAATATTAGATAATAAAACTCAAGGAAAAGTAGTAGATAAATTAAGAGAAAATATAAAATCAGGAACTAGACTTTCAATTATTTCAGCATATTTTACTATCTATGCTTATGAAGAATTAAGAAAAGAATTAAATAAAATAGATAGTTTAAGACTTTTATTTTCAGAACCAACTTTTGTAAAAAATAAAAAAGATATAAATAGAGAATTTAAATTAAGTGGAAGTTATGAAAGAGGTTTAGCTGGTGATAGATATGAAATGAAACTAAAAAATGAACTTAAACAATCAGAGATAGCTAAAGAATGTGCTGAGTGGGTAAGAAAGAAAGTAGAAGTAAGGGCTTATGATGAAGAATATCCATTACCACAAAAAATGTATTTAATGGAAAATAAAAATGAAGAAAGTTCTTGTATTATAGGAAGTTCAGATTTTACTTCTGGAGGATTAGGATTAGTCCCTTCAACTAAAATAGAAATGAATTCATATATAAAAAATACTTTATATACAGAACAGATGTTAAATCAATTTAATATGTTTTGGAATGATAAAGATAAAGCTAAAGATGTAAAGGAATATCTTTTACAAAGTTTGGAAGTGGTATATAAAGAGAACACTCCTGAATTTATGTATTTTGTAACCATTTATAATATTTTCAAAAATTATCTAAATGATTTATCAGAAAAAGACATAATAAAAACAAAAACAGGATTTAAAGAAAGTATAGTTTGGAATAAATTATATAATTTCCAAAGAGATGGTGTATTAGGTGCTATTGATAAATTAGAAAAATATAATGGATGTATATTAGCAGATTCTGTAGGACTTGGAAAAACTTTTGAAGCTTTGGCAGTTATAAAATATTATGAATCAAGAAATAATAGAGTTTTGGTATTATGTCCTAAAAAATTAAGAGAAAACTGGTTAATGTATAAAGGAAATAGAAGAGATAATATTTTAGAAAAAGATAGATTAAATTATGATGTATTAAATCATACAGATTTATCAAGATATTCAGGATATAGTGGAGAAATTAATTTAGAACAAATTTATTGGGAAAATTATGATTTGATTGTAATAGATGAATCTCATAATTTTAGAAATAATAACAATAAAAAAGAAGATAAAGAAACTAGATATTCAAGACTTATGAATCAAGTGATAAAAAAAGGTGTAAAAACAAAAGTTTTGATGTTATCAGCTACTCCAGTAAATAATAGAATGAATGATTTAAAAAATCAGATTGCTTTTGCTACAGAAGGAAATGATTTTGCTTTATCTCAATCTGGAATAAGAAGTATAGAACAAACTTTGAGAAAAGCTCAAATGTCTTTTAATAAATGGAATGAACTTTCAGATGAAAATAAAAATTTAGAAAATCTTTTAGAAATGTTAGAAACAGATTATTTTAAGCTTTTGGATATGGTAACCATTGCAAGAAGTAGAAAACATATTCAAAAATATTATGATATTACAAATATAGGAAAATTTCCAGAAAGACTAAAACCTATAAATATAAAAGCTGATATAGATAGTAAAAAAGAATTTATGGAACTATCACAAATAAATAAAATGATAAGAATGCTAAATTTGGCTATTTATTCTCCAATGAAATATATTTTGCCAAGTAAAGTAAATGAGTATAGTAAAAAATATGATACTAATACAGGAAAATCTATATTTAAGCAAATAGACAGAGAAACAAGTTTAGTTAATTTAATGAGAATAAATATTTTAAAAAGAATGGAAAGCTCAATATATTCTTTTGGTATAACAATTTCAAGAATTTTGAAAAATATAGATTTGGCTTTGAAAAAATTAGATAATTGTGAAGATATAGTAGAAAATTTTGATATAGATGATATTGATATAGATGATAATAGATTAGATAGTATTTTAATTGGAAGTAAAAATGTAAAAGTTTTATTAAAAGATATAGACCAAATAAAATGGAGAGCCGAATTAGAAGGAGATAGGGCTATCCTTGAAAAAATTTTAAAAGAGGCTTTCAAGATAAATGTAGATAGAGATGAAAAATTAAGAGAATTAAAAAAATTAATAAAAGATAAAATTGAAAATCCAATTAATGAAAATAATAAAAAAGTAATAGTTTTTACTGCTTTTTCAGATACAGCAAAATATTTATATGAAAATATTTCAGAATACGTTTTGAAAGAATTAGGAATTTATACAGCATTAGTTACTGGAAGTGATAATCCTAAAACTAATTTGAAAGGTATAAAAGGAGAATTTAATAAAATACTTGTAAACTTTTCACCAAAATCTAAAGGAAGAGAAGAAGAGGGAAAAGAAGAAATAGATTTATTAATAGCAACTGATTGTATATCAGAAGGACAGAACTTACAAGATTGCGATTATCTAATAAACTATGATATTCATTGGAATCCAGTTAGAATAATTCAAAGATTTGGAAGAATAGATAGAATAGGTTCTAAAAATGATGTAATACAACTTGTAAATTTTTGGCCTAATATGGAATTAGATGAATATATTCACTTAGAAACAAGAGTAAGTGGAAGAATGGTAATGCTTGATATGTCTGCTACTGGAGAAGAAAATGTAATTGTAGATAATGGAGAAATGAATGATTTAGAATATAGAAAAAAACAATTAAAACAATTACAAGACCAAGTAGTTGATTTAGAAGATATTAGTGGAGGAATTTCAATTACAGATTTAACTTTTAATGATTTTAAAATGGATTTAGTAAACTACATGAAAGAACATAAAGAAGTACTAGAGAAAGCTCCAACAGGAATGTATGCTATTGCAAAAAGTAATTTTGAAGAAGCTGAAAAGGGAGTTATCTTTTGCTTAAAACAAATAAATAAAGATATAAAACCAAGTGAATATAATACTTTAAATCCGTATTTCCTAGTTTATGTAAAAGATAATGGAGAAGTATTGTTGAATTTTATTCAAAGTAAAAAAATATTAGATATTTATAAGAAAGTATGTAGCGGGGAGAAAAGACTATATCCTGATTTAATAAATGAATTTAATAAAGAGACTAAAAATGCAAAAGATATGAAAAAATTTACTAATTTCTTAGAAAAAACTGTTGAAAATATTGTAGGGAAAGAAGAAGAAAAAGGAATAGAAAGTTTATTTAGTTTTGATGAAACTATCTTAAGTAAATCAGTACAAAATATGGATGATTTTGAATTGATATCATTTTTAGTGATAAAATAA
- a CDS encoding transporter substrate-binding domain-containing protein produces MKKILAMIMMLLCCTLGYGKDNVKTIMKDKVLRVGTTGDYKPFTYLKDGEYSGYDIEVAKLIGKELGVEVEFVPTTWKTMLEDLKKGKYDIGMGGITRTVARQVEGEMTKGYLVFGKCFLVRKGQEKKYDSIEKVNKPSVKVGVNIGGTNEKFADSYLTNATIIRYKNNLDVPVAVEKGEVDVMVTETPEAITYEKNNKKLEGASVDKPFTKSQMGYLVAKDQVHLLNTINFVLEELEVRGEIERLQKEYLR; encoded by the coding sequence ATGAAAAAGATTTTAGCAATGATAATGATGTTACTTTGTTGTACTTTAGGGTATGGAAAGGATAATGTAAAAACTATTATGAAAGATAAAGTTTTAAGAGTGGGAACAACAGGAGATTATAAGCCATTTACCTATTTAAAAGATGGGGAATATAGTGGTTATGATATAGAAGTGGCAAAATTAATTGGAAAAGAATTAGGTGTAGAGGTAGAGTTTGTTCCAACAACTTGGAAAACTATGTTAGAAGATTTGAAAAAAGGAAAATATGACATAGGAATGGGTGGAATAACAAGAACTGTAGCAAGACAAGTTGAAGGAGAAATGACAAAAGGGTATTTAGTGTTTGGAAAATGTTTCCTTGTTAGAAAAGGACAAGAAAAAAAATATGATAGTATTGAAAAAGTTAATAAACCAAGTGTAAAAGTTGGAGTAAATATTGGCGGAACTAATGAAAAGTTTGCTGATAGTTATTTAACTAATGCAACTATTATTCGTTATAAAAATAATTTGGATGTGCCTGTAGCTGTAGAAAAAGGAGAAGTTGATGTAATGGTAACTGAAACTCCTGAAGCTATCACTTATGAAAAAAATAATAAAAAATTAGAGGGTGCTAGTGTAGATAAACCATTTACAAAAAGTCAAATGGGATATTTAGTGGCTAAAGACCAAGTACACTTATTAAATACAATTAATTTTGTTTTAGAAGAATTAGAAGTAAGAGGAGAAATTGAAAGACTTCAAAAAGAATATTTAAGATAA
- a CDS encoding Cof-type HAD-IIB family hydrolase, whose product MKYKMIVSDLDGTLLNSEHKISKHTIDIIRKVTETGVKFSIATGRHFKDAEFFFKQVGVGSYLISGNGSLIHDKNGNEIGNTNMNSEITKRLIELKIDDEISRNIYYKDKWYTQKMIEAFGEYHVESKFSPIESDLKEFKNKKIEKVFFYCDDYKKIEKLEKEMLEDEWFKGKVNITTSHPSCLEIMDISTNKKEGILEIMKHENIKADEILAFGDAFNDNEMLSFVGKGIIMGNGDKKLKELLPDCEVIGTNNEDGEAKYLEEMFLK is encoded by the coding sequence ATGAAATACAAAATGATAGTATCGGACTTGGATGGAACTCTTTTAAATTCAGAGCATAAAATATCTAAACATACAATAGATATTATAAGAAAAGTAACAGAGACAGGAGTAAAATTTTCTATAGCCACAGGGAGACATTTTAAGGATGCAGAATTTTTCTTTAAACAAGTGGGAGTAGGGTCTTATTTAATTTCTGGAAATGGTTCTCTTATTCATGATAAAAATGGAAATGAAATTGGAAATACAAATATGAATAGTGAGATAACAAAAAGATTAATAGAATTAAAAATAGATGATGAGATTTCAAGAAATATTTACTATAAAGATAAATGGTACACTCAAAAAATGATAGAGGCTTTTGGTGAATATCATGTAGAATCAAAATTTTCTCCAATAGAATCAGATTTAAAGGAATTTAAAAATAAAAAGATAGAGAAAGTATTTTTCTATTGTGATGACTATAAAAAAATTGAAAAATTAGAAAAAGAGATGTTAGAAGATGAGTGGTTTAAGGGAAAAGTAAATATTACTACATCACACCCAAGTTGTTTGGAGATAATGGATATATCAACAAATAAAAAAGAGGGAATTTTAGAAATAATGAAGCATGAAAATATCAAAGCTGATGAAATATTGGCTTTTGGTGATGCTTTTAATGACAATGAAATGCTTTCTTTTGTTGGTAAAGGAATCATAATGGGGAATGGAGATAAAAAATTAAAAGAATTATTACCTGATTGTGAAGTAATAGGAACAAATAATGAAGATGGTGAGGCTAAATATTTAGAAGAGATGTTTTTAAAGTAA
- the deoC gene encoding deoxyribose-phosphate aldolase, protein MDNKEILEIVDHTLLTQTATWEEIKQILDDGIKYEVASACIPASYVKEAKEYVGDKLPICTVIGFPNGYSTTAVKVFETKDAIENGASEIDMVINIGDVKNKRYEKVLNEIKAIHEACNGKILKVIIETCLLTEEEKIKMCEIVTEAGAEYIKTSTGFSTKGATFEDVALMKKYVGKDVKIKAAGGISSLDDAKKFMELGANRLGTSRIVKIIKGEESKNMY, encoded by the coding sequence ATGGATAATAAAGAAATTTTAGAAATAGTAGACCATACACTTTTGACTCAAACAGCTACTTGGGAAGAGATAAAACAAATATTAGATGATGGAATAAAATATGAAGTTGCTTCAGCTTGTATTCCAGCTTCTTATGTAAAAGAAGCTAAAGAATATGTAGGAGACAAATTACCTATTTGTACAGTAATTGGTTTTCCAAATGGATATTCTACAACAGCTGTAAAAGTATTTGAAACAAAGGATGCAATAGAAAATGGAGCTTCTGAAATTGATATGGTTATCAATATTGGAGATGTAAAAAATAAAAGATATGAAAAAGTTTTAAATGAAATTAAAGCTATTCATGAAGCTTGTAATGGAAAAATTTTAAAAGTTATTATTGAAACTTGTCTTTTAACAGAAGAGGAAAAAATAAAAATGTGTGAAATAGTAACTGAAGCAGGAGCTGAATATATAAAAACATCTACAGGATTTTCTACAAAGGGAGCTACTTTTGAAGATGTGGCACTTATGAAAAAATATGTAGGAAAAGATGTAAAAATAAAGGCTGCTGGTGGAATCTCATCTCTTGATGATGCTAAGAAATTCATGGAGCTTGGAGCTAATAGATTAGGAACAAGTAGAATTGTTAAGATTATAAAAGGTGAAGAGTCAAAAAATATGTATTAA
- the fsa gene encoding fructose-6-phosphate aldolase — MKIFIDTANIDEIREAESYGILAGVTTNPSLVAKENGDFKKIITEITNIVDGPISAEVLSLEADKMVEEGIELAKIHKNVVIKLPTTFEGLKACKRFKELGIKTNLTLIFTLNQALLAARAGASFVSPFIGRLEDTGVSGVELIKKIRETFDKHGITTEIIGASIRNPYHVEEIAQAGAHIGTLPFKVIQGMIKHPLTDAGIEKFLKDWEATKK; from the coding sequence ATGAAAATATTTATAGATACAGCAAATATTGATGAAATAAGAGAAGCTGAAAGTTATGGGATTTTAGCTGGAGTTACTACTAATCCATCACTTGTAGCAAAAGAAAATGGAGATTTTAAAAAAATAATTACAGAAATTACTAATATAGTAGATGGACCAATTAGTGCTGAAGTATTATCCTTAGAAGCTGATAAAATGGTAGAAGAGGGAATTGAATTAGCAAAAATACATAAAAATGTAGTAATAAAATTACCTACAACTTTTGAAGGGTTAAAAGCTTGTAAGAGATTTAAAGAATTAGGAATAAAAACAAATTTGACTTTAATCTTTACATTAAATCAAGCTTTATTAGCAGCTAGAGCTGGAGCTTCATTTGTAAGTCCATTTATTGGAAGATTAGAAGATACAGGTGTAAGTGGAGTAGAACTTATTAAAAAAATAAGAGAAACTTTTGATAAACATGGAATTACTACTGAAATTATAGGAGCAAGTATAAGAAATCCTTATCATGTAGAAGAAATTGCTCAAGCTGGAGCTCATATAGGAACTTTACCTTTCAAAGTAATTCAAGGTATGATAAAACACCCATTAACAGATGCTGGAATTGAAAAATTCTTAAAAGATTGGGAAGCTACAAAAAAATAA